GTTCATAGCGAGCACAAATATATGAGTTGCGGCCTCACTATACGTATATGGAGAGTCGGGATCTGCATTGCTTTCTTCACTTTGTTCATTTTCAGTGTTTTCCACCAAAGTGGAATCCGCTTCATTATTTTCCTCAGCTTGAAGGGTGGCAAGTTCTTCACTCGACAACAAAGGGTTTAGCATATTTCTTGCCAATTCCACCAAATCTTGATCTTTAGAATTTTCAATGTAGGCTTCTAGCCTTTCCCTGTATCTAGCCCTACTTTCCGTTTTACCGGTGAGCATGATGTCCAGGAGCAGAATGCGCTCGGTGTTTCGTGTGAGCGGGTATTCTTCCAGGGTGGTTTTGATGATATCCTTGGCTGCTTGATATTGGCCTTCATAGTAATAATTGTAGGCTTGTTCATAGCGCTTGGAAGATTCCAAATATGCCAAATTTCCAGAGGAAGCTTCTGGATTATTCACAGAGAAGGTGTACTGAGATTCAGGATATTCCCGATTCAGTCTAGAAACATATTGCTGGGAATTGCCACCCAGGTCTTTTTGAGCAAGGTAAAGCAAGTAATAGGCCTCAGGTTTTCGGCTGGACTCAGGGTATGCGCTGACCAGGGTTTCTAGGTTTTCTATACTCAATTCAATTTCCTTCAGGTCAAAATAAAGGAGCTTCCCTAGTTCAAAATAGGACTCTTCTAATTCACTGTTCAGCAATTCGATTTTTTCAGGGCTGTCCGGAATTTCGGAAAGCAAGGCTTCTTTAGTAGGAAGTTGCGCCAGGGGGTTATTTTCTTCTGTGCTGGTAGAATCCTCACTCACTGGCTCTGGGATAGTAGGTGTGACGCTTTGGAAGCTGGCAGCACTTCTTCTCCAGTTGTCTTGCAGGGGCCTGTTGCCCCATGTTCTACGAAACTCAATGGCTCCCTGCTGCATGGCCACTCCATTGTCAAAGTAGAATGATGATCCGGATCCCTTGTCTCCACCAAAAGCCAGTAAGTTGTCGAAAATACTTGCGTTTCTCGGTTCTTCTTTGGCTTTTGCTTGGGCAATGAGACGTTCCTCTTCTGACTTAATGAACTGCTCGGCTAGCAGCTCCTGCTCTTCGGGACTTAGCGCAGCCATTGCCAAAAGACTGTCATCTTTAGAAATACGCTCGTAGTGGAATACGAATTGATCTAGGGATTCTTTTTGTGTGCTGATCTGCAAGGCCACAGGATCCTGCTCATTGATAAAGGTCAACGCAGAATCCAGGTAGTATTTTGTAGCACGGTAATCTTTAAATTCCGCGAGGTTGATTTCAGCAAGCTTTTGATAGATATAGCCTTTTACTCTTGGGTTACTGCCAGGTTCTTTTGCTGCCTGGTGGAGCAATTGTAAGGTTTGATCTACATCTCCTTGTTTTTCTTCAAAAAGTGCCCGCTCATATATCACCACATCCTTTAGGTCTTTATTTTTAGGGTCTTCATAGAGGTCATCATAGTATTTTCTTACTTTTTTGAGATCCTTGGAAGCGTTTAATTCTGCTACCTGCTGCGCATAAAGCTGTGCATAAAAGCTCCGCTCATACGGAGGGTTACCGTCCAGGGCTTTATTGTAGTAATCATAGGCCAGGGCATCTAATCCCTCGCGCTGGTATCTTTGTGCCAGAATAAAATTGATCCTGGACTTTTCTTTGTTGTTCTGGGCATTTTCCAAAGCCATGTCCAAGGCACCGATCACTCCACTTTTGTCCCCACGTTTTTCGTAGTAATAGGCAAGAGTTCTATAGAGCTCGTAGCGGTTTTCGTTAGAGATCCCAGATTCCTTAGAGAGGTAGTCTATGGTGAAATTGGCATTTTCGAACTCACCTAGATCCACATATAGTTTGAGTAAAGTGATGAGTGTCTGCTGGCGAAGGTCATCGTCTTTGGAGTTTACATTGATGTACTTGTATGTGTTTTGCGCATCGTCAAAATGCGACTGTAAGTAATCCAATGTACCTAGTATGTAGTAGCTGTCATCCACCCATCTGCTGATTTTGTGCCATTCTATGGCTTTAGAGGCTAGTTCCCTGGAGGATTGTAGTTTTTCTGCATTGGCTTGAATAGTGGCTGAATCGTATGGGATGAAAACGGGAAGAATTTGGGTGTAGTCTTCCTTGTAATTGTTGAAGACCTCGGTTTTGACCTCTTCCAGTTTAAGGTTGGCCAGGTAATAAGCGTTGTAGTGTGCAGTGACATTGTGGAATGTCCTGTTGGTGAATGTGTTGCGTTCGGATGAACATGCAGCTCCAAAAAATAAAATACATAATGCCCAGACGGAAAATTTTCTCATGAGTTGATTTGCCCAATTCAAGTAGCAAAATAGGTTTTTTGATTTACTTAGTGAACGAAATCGCTGGTCTATTATTTGTGTGGAGTTGGGAGAGGATTTATTTTTCCTATGAAATTAATAACTTTTGACCCTTGAGAATAATACATGAGTAGTTCGGACAGTAGGAAAAAAAATAGAAGTACCCCAGTATATGTGAAATATATAGGCTTATCCTTTCAGCTTTTTGGGGTGATAGGTGCGGGCACATGGCTAGGCTGGTGGATTCAGCAAAAGAGCTCGATGAAATTTCCGGTTTGGCTATTGCTTTTTTGTTTTCTTTCCATTGGGATTGCTTTTTATCAGCTCTATATTTCAATTCGCTCGGATAAGTAATCCCGCAAAAGAAAATTTGGGGTAAATTTGCAAATAACTTACTACCCCGCTATTGAAAATGAATTATCATTTGAAATTTCTCCTGCTCACAGCAGGCATCTGTGCGCTCACTCTTTTGCTTCAGTGGATACTTCCTTCTACTATTCATCCAGCCATTTGGACTATTCTGAGTTTCCTGGCTGTAACGAGCTATTTGATAGGTGTATTAAGCATTTGGCTGCTCAAAGGTTCCGCAGAAAATCTTCTTCAGATCAAAATGTTGGGGATGATTTTGAGAATCATAGCCTCACTTTCCTTTATTGGAATCATGGTTTATTTGGGAACGGAGAATATTCTTTTGTTTGTAGCGGATTTCTTCGTTGTTTTTTTGTTCTATCTGGTGTTTGATATATACACCTTTCTGGCTAACTTGCGCCCGATTTCGAAGTAGCCCTCAAAAAAAGAGTAGATGACGCGTAAATTTCTTTCCTTAAGTGTTTTATTGTCAGCGTTTTTGCTGACTTTCTCCAGTTTGTCGTTTGCTGCTGGGGCAAATTCTGAAGATGGAGGTGAAGATCCGACAGGTTTCATCATGCACCACATCAAGGACTCTCACGAGTGGCACTTTTTCAATATTGGCCATACTCACGTGACCTTATCACTTCCAGTGATTGTGTATTCTGGAGATAGAGGTTTGGAGTTTTTTAATTCAAAAGACTTTCAGAATCCTGAGACTCATGCTTTCGGTAAGGAGTATGCGCATGAGGGGTATTACATAGACTCTCACGATCACATGGGCAGGGTAGATGGAGCTAGCTTCACTGACTTGTCTATCACTAAAAATGTGGTGATGATGTTCTTGGTGATTGCTGTGGTACTTTGGCTTGCGCTTTCTGCTGCAGGGCACTATAAGAAGCATGGCGCAGTGGCGCCTAAAGGAGCTGCTGCTATAGTGGAGCCGATCGTAATCTTTGTAAGAGATGAGATTGCTGAGAAGGCAATCGGTCCCAAGTACAAAAAATTTGTTCCATATCTGCTTACATTATTCTTTTTTATCTGGGTGGGTAACTTAATCGGGCTTTTGCCAGGTGCGGCTAACCTGACCGGTAATATTGCAGTGACGGCAACTTTAGCAGTTTTGACTTTTATTATCGTGAATGTCAACGGGAATAAGGATTACTGGAAGCACGTCTTCATGACCCCAGGTGTGCCGGTTCCTTTATTGCTAGTGATTGTGCCGGTGGAGATCATCGGGTTGTTTACCAAGCCTTTTGCCTTGATGGTTCGACTTTTTGTGGCAATCACAGCGGGTCACATCGTGATCTTGGCATTCATCGCGCTGGTATTCATCTTTGAATCTTATACTATAGGTGTAGTGAGTACGCTAATGGTGACTTTCATCAATATGATCGAATTGCTGGTGGCGACTATTCAGGCTTATGTATTTACGCTTTTCACTGCGATGTATATCGGCGCTGCTGTCGCTGAGCATGCGCATGATGAAGCACATTAATTAGGAATTTCTTTGTTCAATTTATAAATATAAACTTATGTTAACTTCAATCTTATTGACAGCTGGAATGGCACTTATGGGTGCTGGTATCGGTGCAGGTATTGTTGCGATTGGCGCAGGCCTTGGTATCGGTAGAATCGGTGGTCAGGCTATGGAATCTATTGCTCGTCAGCCAGAGGCTGCAGGCAAGATCCAGACTGCTATGTTGATCATTGCAGCGTTGATCGAGGTGGTTTCCCTGTTTGCAGTAGTAGTTTGTCTACTTATTGCATTGAATGCAGGCGGTATCGCTTTCTAAGAACAAATGAATCGGGATTGGCCGCTTGGGCCAATCCCTCTTTTTGAACAATAACGAAATTATATATATCTAATGGATCTGATTTTACCTAGTTCCGGACTGATCTTCTGGCAGTTGTTTGGCTTTTTGGCACTCTTGTTTATCCTGATCAAGTTTGCATGGAAGCCAATGCTTGCAGCTATAGAAGAAAGAGAAACCAGTATAGACAATTCATTGAAGGCTGCTGAAAAGGCCAGAAATGAAATGGCAAACCTGAAAGCTGAGAATGAAAAACTTCTGGCTGAAGCTAGACTGGAAAGAGATACAATCCTCAAAAAAGCGCAAGATGCTTCTACGAAAATGATCGAAGAAGCGAAAGAAGAGGCAGTGAAGACCGGAGCGCAAATGATCGAAAATGCAAAAGCGGTAATTGAAACTGAGAAGAAAGCTGCACTAGCAGATGTGAAGACTCAGGTAGCTACGCTTTCATTGGAGGTTACAGAGAAATTACTCAGAGCAAATCTATCTGATGACAAGTCCCAGAAGGATTTGGTGGATGGATTTATTAAGGAACTTAAGCTAAACTAATCCTTCTCCATGTCAAACCAGAGAGTAGCATCCCGCTATGCCAAGTCAATCATGGAACTTTCTTTGGAAAAAGAAAGACTAGAGGAGGTGCATTCGGATTTCGAAAGATTGACAGCCTTGGCTGCCAGTAATTCCGAATTTGCTGTAGTGTTAAAAAACCCAGTGATCGGTTCTGAAAAGAAGTTGAATATTCTAAAAGCACTTTTCAAAGATGCTGATCCTATGACTTTGTCCTTCTTTGACATAGTCTCAAGAAAGAACAGAGAAGATATCCTCTTGGACGTAGCCAAAGAATTTGAAAGTCAGTATAATCTGCACAAGTCTATCCAGGTGGCTGAGCTTACGACTACTTTTGCTATAGATGAGCAATTGAAAAGCGAGTTTGTATCCGTAGTCAAAGAGATTTCCGGTAAGGAATCCGTACAGTTGGTGGAGAAAATCAACCCGGACTTGATCGGAGGTTATATATT
This genomic window from Algoriphagus sp. TR-M9 contains:
- the porW gene encoding type IX secretion system periplasmic lipoprotein PorW/SprE, whose translation is MRKFSVWALCILFFGAACSSERNTFTNRTFHNVTAHYNAYYLANLKLEEVKTEVFNNYKEDYTQILPVFIPYDSATIQANAEKLQSSRELASKAIEWHKISRWVDDSYYILGTLDYLQSHFDDAQNTYKYINVNSKDDDLRQQTLITLLKLYVDLGEFENANFTIDYLSKESGISNENRYELYRTLAYYYEKRGDKSGVIGALDMALENAQNNKEKSRINFILAQRYQREGLDALAYDYYNKALDGNPPYERSFYAQLYAQQVAELNASKDLKKVRKYYDDLYEDPKNKDLKDVVIYERALFEEKQGDVDQTLQLLHQAAKEPGSNPRVKGYIYQKLAEINLAEFKDYRATKYYLDSALTFINEQDPVALQISTQKESLDQFVFHYERISKDDSLLAMAALSPEEQELLAEQFIKSEEERLIAQAKAKEEPRNASIFDNLLAFGGDKGSGSSFYFDNGVAMQQGAIEFRRTWGNRPLQDNWRRSAASFQSVTPTIPEPVSEDSTSTEENNPLAQLPTKEALLSEIPDSPEKIELLNSELEESYFELGKLLYFDLKEIELSIENLETLVSAYPESSRKPEAYYLLYLAQKDLGGNSQQYVSRLNREYPESQYTFSVNNPEASSGNLAYLESSKRYEQAYNYYYEGQYQAAKDIIKTTLEEYPLTRNTERILLLDIMLTGKTESRARYRERLEAYIENSKDQDLVELARNMLNPLLSSEELATLQAEENNEADSTLVENTENEQSEESNADPDSPYTYSEAATHIFVLAMNPSQAEEVKNLLGDLESFHAKNFAKSRLRTGEMNMNRENAIYIISPFSNAEKAKEYYQVFESDFTSEGLPEEVKKNAFVISIENFQALNKTKNLEEYRTFFRSAYK
- a CDS encoding AtpZ/AtpI family protein, which produces MSSSDSRKKNRSTPVYVKYIGLSFQLFGVIGAGTWLGWWIQQKSSMKFPVWLLLFCFLSIGIAFYQLYISIRSDK
- the atpB gene encoding F0F1 ATP synthase subunit A, with the protein product MTRKFLSLSVLLSAFLLTFSSLSFAAGANSEDGGEDPTGFIMHHIKDSHEWHFFNIGHTHVTLSLPVIVYSGDRGLEFFNSKDFQNPETHAFGKEYAHEGYYIDSHDHMGRVDGASFTDLSITKNVVMMFLVIAVVLWLALSAAGHYKKHGAVAPKGAAAIVEPIVIFVRDEIAEKAIGPKYKKFVPYLLTLFFFIWVGNLIGLLPGAANLTGNIAVTATLAVLTFIIVNVNGNKDYWKHVFMTPGVPVPLLLVIVPVEIIGLFTKPFALMVRLFVAITAGHIVILAFIALVFIFESYTIGVVSTLMVTFINMIELLVATIQAYVFTLFTAMYIGAAVAEHAHDEAH
- the atpE gene encoding ATP synthase F0 subunit C encodes the protein MLTSILLTAGMALMGAGIGAGIVAIGAGLGIGRIGGQAMESIARQPEAAGKIQTAMLIIAALIEVVSLFAVVVCLLIALNAGGIAF
- a CDS encoding F0F1 ATP synthase subunit B — translated: MDLILPSSGLIFWQLFGFLALLFILIKFAWKPMLAAIEERETSIDNSLKAAEKARNEMANLKAENEKLLAEARLERDTILKKAQDASTKMIEEAKEEAVKTGAQMIENAKAVIETEKKAALADVKTQVATLSLEVTEKLLRANLSDDKSQKDLVDGFIKELKLN
- the atpH gene encoding ATP synthase F1 subunit delta; amino-acid sequence: MSNQRVASRYAKSIMELSLEKERLEEVHSDFERLTALAASNSEFAVVLKNPVIGSEKKLNILKALFKDADPMTLSFFDIVSRKNREDILLDVAKEFESQYNLHKSIQVAELTTTFAIDEQLKSEFVSVVKEISGKESVQLVEKINPDLIGGYILKVNDRQIDESLSSKLRQLKAQFNTNHYESKI